Part of the Caldisericia bacterium genome is shown below.
CCTTTATTTTTTAGATGTGATATAAATTTTTTGTGAAAAAGATTTTTAAAGACTATAAAGATGCAATAAATAGTTTCTCTGGTAACGCAAAACTTTTCCTTGTTGCTCTCTTCATACTTTCCATGTCACAGGGTGGATTCAACACAATATTCAATCTGTATCTCTCCTCAGGAGGAATAAGGAATTCAGTTATAGGATACATCATATCAATGGGGGGAATTGGTGCAGCAATAATGTCTATTCCTTCGGGGATTCTCAGCGATAGAATTGGAAGGAAAAAAGTATTACTCTTTGGAGCAACACTTATACCTCTTACACTTTTAATCTCAGCAATTACAATAGACCCCAAAATCTTGTTCATTTCATACTTAGTCTATGGTGCTGCAGGAGCAATCTTAAGAATAACAACAAATCCTTTCCTTGCTGAGAATAGTGGAATCTA
Proteins encoded:
- a CDS encoding MFS transporter, which codes for MKKIFKDYKDAINSFSGNAKLFLVALFILSMSQGGFNTIFNLYLSSGGIRNSVIGYIISMGGIGAAIMSIPSGILSDRIGRKKVLLFGATLIPLTLLISAITIDPKILFISYLVYGAAGAILRITTNPFLAENSGI